A genomic region of Metopolophium dirhodum isolate CAU chromosome 1, ASM1992520v1, whole genome shotgun sequence contains the following coding sequences:
- the LOC132943987 gene encoding zinc finger MYM-type protein 1-like, with protein sequence MSLVNETNICACGKIKGLMNSTNWLRHTKSCKKRKSVLCTAKLNTFFKSSRLSNDVSDKVDSSNLNTVSSISKSSIEMDVQGSNTNNTILLPEKFKIIVPTLEVDLKSNEESNENESEVAISTTLMAEPIPTSEVDLESNEAEVALSTTLMVEPKMGPCQPLPTELPGGKYPVINGHRFSPKLYHRILPDGTVTRRNWLSYSKSTERLYCIECILFPGKGKNAPNKAWVIDGYKNWSTCTNKIENHEKTSAHIYSSLTLKIRQSSLPLVPSIATKKNEEVFMNREIIKELIDITLFLGRHNMAFRGHRENWQNNMCGNFKDLCSLISKFSPAMATYFSSQKQKYKINQRSQYSFTSWHRQNALIDIVSNHIKSSISLIIKNSKFFSIAIDSTFDVSHREQISFVFRYVDEEKCEIKERLLALKDTPKTTGNALCEMFKEVCTLNSLDWTNNLVGQSYDGASNMRGRYNGLQQLIRNENPQAIFIWCFSHRLNLIVADAVSVCSNAMDLFGNLERLYDFISSSKFRADVYEEQQKKHYHGQQIRRLKRVSCTRWMSHKFALDVVLNTYVATVECLNVIRSESGDKQAGSEAGGFLNYFQSTRFVYTAYSFKVLLQILEPVSS encoded by the exons ATGTCGTTAGTTAATGAAACTAACATTTGTGCTTGTGGTAAAATAAAAGGTTTAATGAATAGTACAAATTGGCTAAGACATACTAAATCGTGCAAAAAACGAAAATCAGTACTTTGTACTGCAAaactgaatacattttttaaatcttctaGACTATCAAATGATGTTTCTGACAAAG ttgaCAGTTCTAATTTGAATACTGTCAGTAGCATATCAAAATCATCAATAGAAATGGATGTTCAAggttcaaatacaaataatactatattattgcctGAGAAGTTTAAGattatag ttccaACATTGGAGGTTGATTTAAAGTCGAACGAGGAGTCAAATGAAAATGAATCTGAAGTAGCTATATCTACTACACTAATGGCTGAaccaa ttccaACATCTGAGGTTGATTTAGAGTCAAATGAAGCTGAAGTAGCTTTATCTACTACACTAATGGTTGAaccaa aAATGGGACCATGTCAACCACTTCCAACAGAACTTCCTGGCGGTAAATATCCAGTTATAAATGGTCATCGATTTTCACCAAAATTGTATCATAGAATATTACCTGATGGGACTGTAACAAGACGGAATTGGTTATCATATTCTAAGTCAACTGAACGTTTGTATTGTATTGAATGTATACTTTTTCCTGGAAAGGGTAAAAATGCTCCTAATAAAGCTTGGGTTATTGATGGTTATAAAAATTGGAGTACTTGTACTAACAAAATAGAAAACCATGAAAAAACTTCAGCACATATTTACTCTTCACTCACACTTAAAATTCGACAATCATCCTTACCATTGGTACCATCTATagctactaaaaaaaatgaagaagtTTTCATGAATAGAGAAATTATCAAAGAGCTGATTGACATAACACTATTTTTAGGAAGACACAATATGGCTTTTAGAGGGCATAGGGAAAACTggcaaaataatatgtgtggcAATTTCAAAGATTTATGTtctttaatatcaaaattttcCCCTGCAATGGCAACTTATTTCAGTTCTCaaaagcaaaaatataaaattaatcaacgTTCTCAATACTCATTTACTTCATGGCACCGACAGAATGCGTTGATTGATATAGTGTCAAATCATATAAAATCAAGTATATCtctcattataaaaaattcaaagtttTTCAGTATTGCCATAGATTCGACATTTGATGTCTCTCACCGAGAACAAATTTCTTTTGTGTTCAGATATGTAGATGAGgaaaaatgtgaaattaaaGAGAGACTCTTAGCATTGAAGGATACTCCAAAAACAACTGGCAACGCCTTGTGTGAAATGTTCAAAGAAGTGTGTACATTAAACAGTTTAGATTGGACCAATAATTTGGTTGGTCAATCTTACGACGGCGCCTCAAATATGAGGGGACGATATAATGGATTACAACAATTAATACGTAATGAAAATCCTCAAGCAATATTTATTTGGTGTTTCAGTCATCGCTTAAATTTAATTGTCGCTGATGCAGTTAGTGTATGTTCAAATGCCATGGATCTTTTCGGAAATTTAGAACGACTATACGATTTTATATCTAGCAGTAAATTTCGTGCAGACGTATATGAAgagcaacaaaaaaaacattaccaTGGACAGCAAATCCGTCGATTAAAAAGAGTGTCCTGTACTAGATGGATGTCTCATAAATTTGCATTAGATGTTGTACTAAATACTTATGTGGCAACAGTtgaatgtttaaatgttattcGCAGTGAATCGGGTGACAAACAAGCTGGTTCAGAAGCTGgaggttttttaaattattttcagtcaACAAGATTTGTCTATACAGCTTATAGTTTTAAAGTTCTGCTTCAAATTCTCGAGCCTGTatcaagttaa